The segment ATATCTCATTTTCGCAAGGCGGATACGATGGTACCGCCATTGAAGACATCCTTCCTTTGGATCTCAATGCCGAAAAGGATACTATTGATACATCCCGGTTAAAAGCAGTCCTGACCGCTGACGGCTTAAAACATCCGGTAACTGCACTTGATGAAAATGCGGAAAGAAACAGCAATATCTGGAAAGATCTTCCGGAATTAGACGGGTGTAACATCACCACCCGGATGAAGGCAAATGCAGTATTATTGGCGGTTTTCCCGACACAAGGAAATCCTCCTCTCATTTCCGTCCAGGATACAGGATCGGGACGGTGCATGGCAGTTACCACCGATTCTTTATGGCGATGGGGGTTTCTGCCCGTTGGAAAAGGAGGAAGCAACAGGCATTATATAAAATTCTGGCAAAATGCCATAAAATGGCTCATTAAAGATCCAACCCTGAATCCTGTCCGTGCAACTGTGAACAAGGAAACATTCTTACCCAATGAAGAAATACAAGGTAAAATTGAAGTATTAGGCAGGAATTATCAACCTCTGGAAGGAGTACAGCTGGACATTGAAGTCACCAATGAGTTTTCCGGGAAAAGTATTTTTGTTGGCAATGAAATTACGGGCAGCGATGGACAGTTCAGATTTACTTTGAAACACGGTTTGGAGGGTTATTTTATTGTCAAAGCTGTAGCAAGGAAAGAGAACGAAGAAATCGGACAGGATTATACGGTATTCAATATTGCAGTAAAAAACAAGGAGTTCAACGATCCTTCCATCCGGAGTGATATTCTTGCAAAAATGGCTGAAGTTTCCGGAGGAAAATATTTTCATCTTCCGACAAAAAATGCCGGGGAAAAGATTTCTATTGAAAACCCTTCTGTTACAAAACTGGTGGGAAAGCGACAGATTTCTTTATGGGATAACTGGTATGCCTTTACCGTTATCCTCACAATCGTATCTTTCGAGTGGTGGATCAGAAAGCGAAGTGGTTTGAGCTGAAAAAAAGGCTTGCATTATAATCCCTTATCAGGTATATTTTCCACTTTGCCCAATAAATTAACTGGGTATTGTTATAAAAAATAAAGAGGTATGTTTCTTTGATAGTAGCAATTGATGGTCCTGCTGGTTCAGGGAAAAGCACCCTTGCAAGAATGCTGTCAAACCGGCTCGGTTTTAAATACCTTGATACGGGTGCAATGTACCGGGCGCTTACCTGGAAGGCGATGCAGGAGGGAGTAAATCTCAATGATGAAGCAGCTCTGTGCCGGCTTATGGACGACACCGATATAGAAATTCAATATAGAAATGGAAATCTGGTTGTATTCGTGGATGAGGCAGATGTGACCGGCGATATCCGTTCGCCTTCCGTTACCAGGAATATTCATTATATATCAAATGTCGCTGGTGTCCGGCAACGAATGGTAAAGCTCCAGCAAAAGCTAGGTGCTGAAGGAAACATCGTTGCCGAAGGAAGGGATATGACAACAGTCGTGTTCCCTCATGCAGAAAAAAAGTTTTTTCTCGATGCAGATGTTAAAGAGCGTGCAAAAAGGCGTTATAAGGAGTTCGAGTCTTCAAATAAAAAAATCTCCTACGAGGATGTTGCAAGCGATATAGAGATGCGCGACCGGCACGATACAACGCGAAACAATTCGCCTCTTATCAGAGAAAAAGATGCGATATACATTAATACGACAAATCTGGATATAGAAGAGGTATTTAATAAAGTACTCAAAGAGGTTGAATCTGTGGTAAAAAACAGATGAGCATAATACGATATAATCTTCAAATAACAGATCTCAAATTATATCCAAACTCCAATCTTCAAAATTGCAATACCATTTGGGTAGCCGGATATTAAAAATTACCCTGTATTCTATTTCGATGAACTTTTTTATTTTATGAACTATTTTTATTTCGGAGAATTTATTAAATTATGGGTCGTGACATTTTAAAAGAGTATGATGTAAATTTGGATGATGTTGAAAAAGAAGTTGCTGAAATCATGGGGGAAGAGGAAAAGCAGGAGAAGGTTGAATCAACCTACTTCGAATCCATCCAGGATTTTGAGGTTGGCACAGTATTAAAAGGGCGTATCCTGAGCGTTCTCGGAGATAACGTAATCGTAGACTGTGGATATAAATCTGAAGGTATGGTCCCCAAATTTGAGTTTGATGACCCTTCCGAAATAAAAATTGGTGAAGAAGTAGAAGTTCTCCTTGAAGCAGTTGAAGATGATTCGGGCCTTATTAAACTATCCAAGCGGAAAGCAAGCCGTATACGTGGCTGGGAGCGTGTTATTGCAAAATACAAGGAGGGGGATATTATAACAGGACGGGTGACCAGGAAGATCAAGGGAGGTTTACTGGTAGATATGGGTGTGCCGATTTTCTTACCGGCATCCCAGATTGATGTAAAACCACCTGGCGATATTGCTCAATATATCGGACAGGAAGTAACCTGTAAAATTCTGAAAATCGATGAGGCGCGACAAAATATCGTTGTCTCAAGAAGAAAACTGATTGAAGAAGACCGTGAAAAGAAAAAGAAAGAATTATTAACAGAAATTGAGGTAGGGCAAGTCAGAAAGGGTATTGTGAAAAATATCGCAGATTTCGGGGCCTTTATCGATCTTGGCGGATTGGACGGACTTCTCCACATTACCGATATGAGTTGGGGCAGGATAAGCCATCCTTCCGAAGTGCTTGCTATTGATGACGAAGTTGAAGTGAAAATACTTGATATTGACAAGGAAAAGGAAAAGGTCGCTTTAGGGTTAAAACAAAAGACGGAAAATCCCTGGGAAAATATCGAGGAAAAATACCCGGTTGGTTCGAGGGTAAAAGGGCAGGTTGTTAATATTATGTCTTACGGAGCATTTGTAAAACTGGAAACAGGCATTGAAGGTCTTGTTCATATCTCTGAAATGTCCTGGACGCGACGTATAAATCACCCATCAGAAATGGTAGCTATCGGGGATACGGTAGAGGTTGTTGTCCTTAAAATTGATAAGGAAAAGGAAGAAATTTCCCTCAGTATGAAACAGACCGAGGTTAATCCTTGGACGATTATTGAAGAAAAATACCCGCCGGGAACAAAGATTAAGGGTCGTGTCCGGAATTTAACCAATTACGGTGCATTTATTGAAATTGAAGAAGGGGTAGATGGCTTGCTGCACATATCGGATATGTCATGGGCAAAAAAGGTCGGACACCCGTCTGAAATAGTAAAAAAAGGAGATAAAATTGAAGCGATTGTGCTCTCCGTTGACCGTGAAAAAAAGAGAGTGGCATTGGGTCTGAAACAACTGTCCGATGATCCGTGGATAAAAGAAATCCCGGAAAAATTTAAGGTTGGTGATGTTGTCAGGGGTACGGTTACAAAACTAACAAATTTTGGTGCGTTTCTGGAACTTGGCCAGGGAATAGAAGGTTTGTTACATATTTCTGAACTTTCCAACGAAAAAGTTGCCAGCCCGGGAGATGTTGTCAATATTGGTGATGAACTGGAAGTACGTGTCATTCGCATCGAACCCGAAGCAAGAAAGATTGGCCTGAGTCTTAAGAAGCTGCCTGATACAGCAGGGGAAGACATTAGCGCATCATCATCGGTGGAGGCAGATTCGCAACCATATCAAACCAATGCGGAAGATACCCCGGAAAAGGAGACGAGCGCCACAGATACTCAATGATTAATCCGGCAGATGAATGGAGGATCACTATACGGAAACCGCCTTACAAACGTATTTGAAAGAGATTAACAAGATTCCGTTGCTCTTGCCCGAAGAAGAAAAGGAAACAGCAAAAAGTGCCCGTGAAGGTGATACGAAGGCACGGGAAAAACTGATCCGTGCAAACCTCAGATTGGTTGTCAGTATTGCAAAGGACTATGTTAATCGCGGACTTTCATTTTTAGACCTTATCGAAGAAGGCAATATAGGATTAATCCGCGCCGTAGAAGGATATGATCCGTCAACCGGATTTAAATTCAGCACGTATGCAACATGGTGGATTAAGCAGGCTATCAGGAGGGCGTTAACCGATAAATCAAAAACGATTCGTATCCCTTCCTATATGGCCGAAAGGATCTCACAGTTAAAGAGCACCTCTTCTGATCTGTTTGAAAAACTTGAAAGATTGCCCAGCCGCACTGAAATTGCAGAAAAGATGGACATAACAGCAGAAAAGGTCCGTTCAATAGAACAGGCAATACATTCCACCGGATCGCTCGATGCTGAAAGCGTTACCGGCTCAGATCTTATCTGGGCATTAAGTAACGTTATTCCGGATAAAAAGACACCCTCCCCCGAAGAGGAACTGGAAGAAAGTTACGAAAGAGAGGCATTGGGCAGATTCCTCGAGATTATTGGCCACAGGGAGGCTATGGTAATTAAAATGCGGTATGGGTTAGAGAATGGAGAGCCAAAAACCCTGGAAGAAATTGGTAAAATCCTGAAAATCAGCCGTGAGCGTGTACGGCAAATTGAAAAAGAGACCATTCAGAAAATACGTTATATCCTGACAAGGGAAACGGAAGAGAAGAAAGAGAAATAACCGGATATGTGCAGACTAAAAGAATTAATTCGCGATGTGCCCGACTTCCCCAAGAAAGGCATCATCTTTAAGGATTTAACCCCTTTATTCCAGGATCCCAGAGGATTAAAG is part of the Candidatus Jettenia sp. AMX2 genome and harbors:
- the cmk gene encoding (d)CMP kinase, with translation MIVAIDGPAGSGKSTLARMLSNRLGFKYLDTGAMYRALTWKAMQEGVNLNDEAALCRLMDDTDIEIQYRNGNLVVFVDEADVTGDIRSPSVTRNIHYISNVAGVRQRMVKLQQKLGAEGNIVAEGRDMTTVVFPHAEKKFFLDADVKERAKRRYKEFESSNKKISYEDVASDIEMRDRHDTTRNNSPLIREKDAIYINTTNLDIEEVFNKVLKEVESVVKNR
- a CDS encoding 30S ribosomal protein S1, giving the protein MGRDILKEYDVNLDDVEKEVAEIMGEEEKQEKVESTYFESIQDFEVGTVLKGRILSVLGDNVIVDCGYKSEGMVPKFEFDDPSEIKIGEEVEVLLEAVEDDSGLIKLSKRKASRIRGWERVIAKYKEGDIITGRVTRKIKGGLLVDMGVPIFLPASQIDVKPPGDIAQYIGQEVTCKILKIDEARQNIVVSRRKLIEEDREKKKKELLTEIEVGQVRKGIVKNIADFGAFIDLGGLDGLLHITDMSWGRISHPSEVLAIDDEVEVKILDIDKEKEKVALGLKQKTENPWENIEEKYPVGSRVKGQVVNIMSYGAFVKLETGIEGLVHISEMSWTRRINHPSEMVAIGDTVEVVVLKIDKEKEEISLSMKQTEVNPWTIIEEKYPPGTKIKGRVRNLTNYGAFIEIEEGVDGLLHISDMSWAKKVGHPSEIVKKGDKIEAIVLSVDREKKRVALGLKQLSDDPWIKEIPEKFKVGDVVRGTVTKLTNFGAFLELGQGIEGLLHISELSNEKVASPGDVVNIGDELEVRVIRIEPEARKIGLSLKKLPDTAGEDISASSSVEADSQPYQTNAEDTPEKETSATDTQ
- a CDS encoding sigma-70 family RNA polymerase sigma factor, with translation MEDHYTETALQTYLKEINKIPLLLPEEEKETAKSAREGDTKAREKLIRANLRLVVSIAKDYVNRGLSFLDLIEEGNIGLIRAVEGYDPSTGFKFSTYATWWIKQAIRRALTDKSKTIRIPSYMAERISQLKSTSSDLFEKLERLPSRTEIAEKMDITAEKVRSIEQAIHSTGSLDAESVTGSDLIWALSNVIPDKKTPSPEEELEESYEREALGRFLEIIGHREAMVIKMRYGLENGEPKTLEEIGKILKISRERVRQIEKETIQKIRYILTRETEEKKEK